From Flavobacterium sp. 102, a single genomic window includes:
- a CDS encoding PKD domain-containing protein → MRKLLLLLFLVTTFSYSQTKVKDTVTRKATIVYDQKNNQVLLQSETPPLIQIAGAPKANFTYFWEMGDGRYSKEPTPKHTYKKKGEYKINLSVTNNYDNGKPPKTRPKSVAITEITDTNFTEIASLADTTAYKIFANREPIPEEEMIIVMSYKNPLDYVANGKLYLFYNDKEFKNDNFELVEFRTHFGEKEVFEDGFACSDELNDEKTFIASATNDFISNHTISENEENLDLTLLESKSLFRKVIIFEFDKMNPNETRNAFFTFKTKPEMIKDTSATVRMRGVYVPDRNYKNHKKKTLEMEIVTSHDPNKMSSNGMFMNYRLVRLKTLNFKTRFQNDGEGPARTIRLETDIPDMFDKKTLKIVDSYPKCPICPKDEEVNYSCLDTIIKQKQIHFTFKNIYIPGSNQKNVTEKDSTKGFVKYTMKFAKDFHKQTTRSRTAIIFDKNEPVITNYATTRFLPGISIGAKTGYNLFNDQENAKSYFVGVTVSPYKSYRFYWQAELYYNYFESSFSSQSGFQQVQFNPPVITSIGTVYDTGFEQTTSSTKTTRKLADVVPISLRYNINNYIGIGVGPQFSVSLNNTTEINQTKRYYAPDFNQNPPRAGEEIESLRNDSTQKTTTKAFEKMQTSLFADVTFGFARIGPSVGIRYYANFEKDFNYWQFYAIWKF, encoded by the coding sequence ATGAGAAAGTTACTTTTACTATTGTTTTTGGTCACCACTTTTTCTTATTCGCAAACTAAGGTCAAAGATACTGTCACCCGAAAAGCCACTATTGTTTACGATCAAAAAAACAATCAGGTTTTACTCCAATCAGAAACGCCACCGTTAATCCAAATTGCCGGTGCACCCAAAGCCAATTTTACTTACTTCTGGGAAATGGGCGATGGCCGGTACAGTAAAGAACCAACTCCGAAACACACTTACAAAAAGAAAGGCGAATACAAAATAAACTTATCTGTAACTAATAATTATGATAATGGAAAACCGCCAAAAACCCGTCCGAAATCAGTAGCCATTACTGAAATTACAGATACTAACTTTACTGAAATAGCGTCTTTAGCCGATACGACAGCCTATAAAATATTTGCCAACCGCGAACCCATTCCTGAAGAAGAAATGATTATCGTGATGAGTTATAAAAATCCTCTAGATTATGTAGCGAACGGAAAATTATATCTTTTTTATAACGACAAAGAATTCAAAAATGACAATTTCGAATTGGTAGAATTCCGCACTCATTTTGGCGAAAAAGAAGTTTTTGAAGATGGTTTTGCCTGTTCCGATGAATTAAATGATGAGAAAACATTTATCGCATCTGCAACAAATGACTTTATCAGTAACCACACCATTTCGGAAAACGAAGAAAATCTCGATCTAACTTTATTGGAAAGCAAATCATTATTCAGAAAAGTAATTATTTTTGAATTTGACAAAATGAATCCCAACGAGACCCGAAATGCCTTTTTTACTTTCAAAACCAAGCCCGAAATGATCAAAGACACAAGCGCAACCGTTAGAATGCGTGGCGTTTATGTACCTGACAGAAATTACAAAAACCACAAAAAGAAAACCCTTGAAATGGAAATTGTAACGTCACATGATCCCAATAAAATGTCTAGCAATGGTATGTTTATGAATTATCGCTTGGTGCGATTGAAAACCTTAAACTTCAAAACTCGATTCCAAAACGATGGCGAAGGTCCGGCCAGAACCATTCGGCTAGAGACTGATATTCCGGATATGTTTGACAAAAAAACGCTGAAAATTGTAGACAGTTATCCAAAATGCCCTATTTGTCCAAAAGATGAAGAAGTAAACTACAGTTGTCTGGACACGATTATTAAGCAAAAGCAAATCCATTTTACCTTCAAAAATATTTACATTCCGGGAAGCAATCAAAAAAATGTGACCGAAAAAGATTCCACCAAAGGTTTTGTAAAATACACCATGAAGTTTGCCAAGGATTTTCACAAACAAACTACGCGAAGCCGCACGGCCATTATATTTGATAAAAACGAACCTGTCATCACCAATTATGCCACAACCCGATTTCTTCCGGGAATATCCATTGGTGCCAAAACGGGATACAATTTGTTTAATGATCAAGAAAATGCCAAAAGTTATTTTGTAGGCGTTACTGTTTCACCTTACAAATCATATCGCTTTTATTGGCAAGCCGAATTGTATTACAACTATTTTGAAAGCAGTTTTTCGAGCCAATCCGGTTTTCAACAAGTGCAATTCAATCCGCCGGTTATAACGAGCATCGGAACGGTTTACGATACCGGTTTTGAACAAACAACATCGAGTACTAAAACCACCCGAAAGTTGGCGGATGTGGTTCCGATTTCCCTGAGGTACAATATCAACAATTATATTGGTATTGGTGTTGGTCCGCAATTTTCAGTTTCCCTGAACAACACTACAGAAATCAATCAAACCAAACGCTATTATGCGCCCGATTTCAATCAAAATCCACCACGAGCAGGTGAAGAAATCGAAAGTTTGAGAAATGATTCAACCCAAAAAACCACAACAAAAGCCTTCGAAAAAATGCAGACCAGTTTATTTGCCGATGTGACTTTTGGCTTTGCCAGGATAGGCCCGAGCGTTGGAATCCGGTATTATGCAAACTTTGAAAAGGATTTTAATTACTGGCAATTTTATGCCATTTGGAAGTTTTAA